A genomic region of Acidobacteriota bacterium contains the following coding sequences:
- the rnr gene encoding ribonuclease R gives MNRDDLLKRMRAKVPHPATARELYRVLGITREERLAFKRLLRHMVNDGDLVLVKGKLYGLPDRMDLVVGKLDGHASGIGFVAPERPIEGLTRDIVVASHNLQEALHGDRVVVRIERYREDGRAEGKIVQVLERASSSVVGRFDVEASGLAFVVPFDKRITAEVQIPREETLGAEAGQMVTVTITRWPTPTRGPAGRITEILGDINDPGVDTEIILRKHGIPKEHSPDAVAEATRIGGAVRESDLAGRTDFRDRTVVTIDGETARDFDDAISIERLPNGHYWLGVHIADVSHYVRDGSALDADAFDRSTSVYFPERAIHMFPEELSTGLCSLKPEVVRLVQSCLMEVSATGEVVRHEMHDGIIRSDARMTYTAVNAILTDGDAETVAKYRPLVPMFELMRDLFAILNGRRRRRGSVDFDLPEAQVVLDEDGFIENIIASERNVAHRIIEEFMLLANETVASHLETRHMPALYRIHEKPDPLKVMQFEEFVGAFGFSLGATDGHVTPMHFQKLVDKIRGNPAERPVAFLMLRTMQKARYDPVNVGHFGLAADSYAHFTSPIRRYPDLVVHRALRELRHTKISAERRLELEEDLPEVGRHTSEMERRAAEAEREILQWKKVRFMADKVGDVFDGYITGVAPFGMFVELIEHYVEGLVHVSTMADDYYRYRETQHALFGENSKKLYRLGDRVRVQIIKVDMDRRQIDLGLEDVLEKVRQDERGRGPARSSARPKKEQRKGTPEERRRRKTKTQRPGKAERKGRKQR, from the coding sequence ATGAACCGTGACGACCTCCTCAAACGCATGCGCGCCAAGGTGCCGCACCCGGCCACCGCCCGCGAACTGTACCGGGTGCTCGGCATCACCCGTGAGGAGCGGCTGGCCTTCAAGCGCCTGCTGCGCCACATGGTCAACGACGGCGATCTCGTCCTGGTGAAGGGCAAGCTCTACGGGCTGCCCGATCGCATGGACCTTGTGGTCGGCAAGCTCGACGGCCACGCCTCGGGGATTGGTTTTGTCGCGCCCGAGCGGCCCATCGAGGGCCTGACCCGCGACATCGTCGTGGCCTCCCACAACCTGCAGGAGGCCCTGCACGGCGACCGGGTGGTCGTGCGCATCGAACGCTACCGGGAAGATGGTCGCGCCGAGGGCAAGATTGTCCAGGTACTCGAGCGCGCCTCGAGCAGTGTGGTCGGCCGCTTCGATGTGGAGGCCTCCGGGCTGGCGTTTGTCGTGCCGTTTGACAAGCGGATTACCGCCGAAGTGCAGATCCCGCGCGAAGAGACCCTGGGGGCCGAGGCGGGGCAGATGGTCACCGTGACGATCACGCGCTGGCCGACCCCCACGCGCGGCCCGGCCGGCCGCATTACCGAGATTCTCGGCGACATCAACGACCCCGGGGTCGACACCGAGATCATCCTGCGCAAGCACGGGATTCCGAAGGAACACAGCCCAGACGCGGTGGCCGAGGCGACCCGAATTGGCGGCGCCGTTCGCGAAAGCGACCTGGCCGGCCGCACCGACTTCCGCGACCGGACCGTCGTGACCATCGACGGCGAGACCGCGCGCGATTTCGACGATGCCATCTCGATCGAGCGGCTGCCGAACGGGCACTATTGGCTGGGCGTGCACATCGCCGACGTCTCGCACTACGTGCGCGACGGCTCGGCCCTCGACGCCGATGCCTTTGATCGCAGCACGTCCGTCTACTTTCCCGAGCGCGCCATCCACATGTTTCCGGAGGAGTTGTCGACCGGGCTGTGCAGTCTGAAGCCGGAGGTCGTTCGCCTGGTGCAATCGTGCCTGATGGAGGTGAGCGCCACGGGCGAGGTGGTCCGGCACGAGATGCACGACGGCATCATCCGCAGCGACGCGCGAATGACCTACACTGCGGTCAACGCCATTCTCACGGACGGCGATGCCGAGACCGTAGCGAAGTACCGGCCGCTCGTTCCGATGTTCGAGCTGATGCGGGACCTGTTTGCCATTCTCAATGGCCGCCGGCGGCGTCGCGGGTCGGTCGATTTCGACCTGCCCGAAGCCCAGGTGGTGCTCGACGAGGACGGCTTCATCGAGAACATCATCGCGTCGGAGCGCAATGTCGCGCACCGCATCATCGAAGAGTTCATGCTGCTGGCCAACGAGACGGTCGCCAGCCACCTCGAAACGCGCCATATGCCGGCGCTGTACCGCATCCACGAGAAGCCCGATCCGCTGAAGGTGATGCAGTTCGAGGAGTTCGTCGGCGCGTTCGGCTTCAGCCTGGGCGCGACCGACGGCCACGTGACGCCGATGCACTTCCAGAAGCTGGTCGACAAGATCCGCGGCAACCCGGCGGAGCGGCCGGTCGCGTTCCTCATGCTGCGGACCATGCAGAAGGCGCGCTACGACCCGGTCAACGTGGGGCACTTCGGCCTGGCCGCCGACAGCTATGCGCACTTCACCTCGCCGATTCGCCGCTATCCCGATCTGGTGGTGCATCGCGCCCTGCGCGAACTGCGGCACACCAAGATCAGCGCTGAACGGCGGCTCGAACTGGAGGAGGACTTGCCGGAAGTCGGCCGGCACACCTCGGAGATGGAGCGACGCGCCGCGGAAGCCGAGCGCGAGATCCTGCAGTGGAAGAAGGTGCGGTTCATGGCCGACAAGGTCGGCGATGTCTTTGACGGCTACATCACCGGCGTCGCCCCGTTCGGCATGTTCGTGGAACTGATCGAGCACTACGTCGAGGGCCTGGTCCACGTCAGCACCATGGCCGACGACTATTACCGCTACCGCGAGACGCAGCACGCGCTGTTTGGCGAGAACAGCAAAAAGCTGTACCGGCTCGGCGATCGCGTCCGCGTCCAGATCATCAAGGTGGACATGGACCGCCGGCAGATCGACCTGGGCCTGGAGGATGTGCTCGAGAAGGTTCGCCAGGACGAGCGCGGACGTGGCCCCGCGCGCAGTTCCGCGCGCCCGAAGAAAGAGCAGCGCAAAGGCACGCCTGAAGAGCGGCGCCGCCGCAAGACCAAGACGCAGCGCCCGGGCAAGGCCGAGCGCAAGGGCCGGAAGCAGCGGTGA
- a CDS encoding DUF4147 domain-containing protein, which produces MVRAGVDAVGAARVIERALTDAVLADVLASRPLHVVAVGKAAAPMAAAFASATHLAIRQAIAIGTHADAGLPERVEWLESSHPFPDARSEAAGRRALAVAQSVHSGEALVILLSGGASALMAAPVDGISLDDKIGTTRLMMNAGADIHALNTVRRHLSNVKGGRLAAACIGSTVTLALSDVVGDDLNAIGSGPGVPDSTTWSDAAAALDRFGGAGHLASVRALVARGVAGELADTPAAGHPSLGRASARVIGGRRDAMAGARAEAEARGYKVLLIDEPVVGEARVAGPAWLAQARQLSRGVAGPVCVISGGETTVRVTGDGLGGRNLEFVLSIAEALDGRTKVRPYGGIGGGNPLGLPVAAASIGTDGIDGSSGVAGAMIDSTTMARAAQAGLDAPGDYLAANNSLAFFAPLGDVIRLGRTQTNVGDLQAIVIHEP; this is translated from the coding sequence ATTGTCCGCGCCGGTGTCGACGCGGTCGGCGCGGCGCGGGTGATCGAGCGGGCGCTGACTGACGCCGTGTTGGCGGATGTCCTCGCCTCGCGGCCCCTGCACGTCGTGGCCGTCGGCAAGGCGGCGGCGCCCATGGCCGCCGCGTTCGCCAGCGCGACCCACCTGGCGATTCGGCAGGCTATCGCGATTGGCACTCACGCGGATGCGGGACTGCCCGAGCGCGTGGAATGGCTCGAGTCGAGCCACCCGTTTCCCGATGCGCGCAGCGAGGCGGCCGGCCGGCGCGCGCTCGCGGTCGCGCAGTCGGTGCATTCCGGGGAAGCGCTGGTGATCCTGTTGTCGGGCGGCGCCTCGGCGCTGATGGCCGCGCCGGTGGACGGCATCAGCCTCGACGACAAGATCGGCACCACGCGGCTGATGATGAACGCCGGCGCTGACATCCACGCGCTCAACACGGTGCGCCGGCATCTATCCAACGTGAAGGGCGGACGGCTGGCGGCGGCGTGCATCGGCAGCACCGTCACGCTCGCGCTGTCGGACGTGGTGGGCGATGATCTGAACGCGATCGGATCAGGCCCCGGGGTGCCCGACAGCACCACGTGGAGTGATGCCGCGGCGGCCCTCGACCGCTTCGGCGGCGCCGGTCACCTGGCCTCGGTTCGGGCCTTGGTCGCGCGCGGCGTGGCCGGCGAGCTGGCCGACACGCCTGCGGCGGGGCACCCCTCGCTCGGGCGTGCCAGCGCACGCGTCATCGGCGGACGGCGGGATGCCATGGCCGGGGCGCGCGCCGAGGCCGAGGCGCGCGGTTACAAGGTGCTGCTGATCGACGAGCCCGTGGTGGGCGAGGCGCGGGTCGCCGGACCCGCCTGGCTTGCGCAAGCGCGGCAGTTGTCGCGAGGCGTCGCCGGCCCTGTGTGCGTCATCTCTGGTGGAGAAACGACCGTGCGCGTGACCGGAGACGGTCTCGGCGGCCGTAACCTGGAGTTTGTGTTGTCGATTGCCGAGGCGTTGGACGGGCGCACTAAAGTGCGCCCCTACGGTGGAATAGGTGGAGGCAACCCTTTAGGGTTGCCTGTTGCCGCCGCCAGTATCGGCACCGACGGCATTGATGGTTCGTCCGGCGTGGCCGGCGCCATGATCGATTCGACGACCATGGCCCGCGCCGCGCAGGCCGGCCTCGACGCCCCTGGCGACTATCTTGCAGCGAACAACTCGCTCGCGTTTTTCGCGCCGCTCGGCGATGTGATTCGCCTGGGGCGCACCCAAACCAATGTCGGTGATTTACAAGCGATCGTGATCCATGAACCGTGA